One genomic window of Gossypium hirsutum isolate 1008001.06 chromosome D11, Gossypium_hirsutum_v2.1, whole genome shotgun sequence includes the following:
- the LOC107934593 gene encoding putative disease resistance protein RGA3 isoform X3, with product MAEAIAFDIAAELIIKLSSRALSQLGLWWNLKHDLDDLKSTVSTIKAVLLDAEERSVTSHLVKDWLEKLKDVLYDADDLLDDFSTEALRKDLMGGNKLTKEVRLFFSSSNQFAYGLQMGRKMKAIKARLASIEREANTFGFIPRDRPAETSFMTKRRQQTHSFERDDDIIGRDDDKAALLKLVLEFQSEENVYIIPIVGIGGLGKTALAQLVYNHEMVKNHFDLTMFACVSDDFDVKVIVANIIKSVTNQAPDQNLEMDQLQTQLRDKIDGKKYLLVLDDIWNEDPERWSRLKKLLMGGAKGSRIIVTTRSLTVAEITNKCQSHVLKLKGLSDDDAWSLFKRIAFEQGYADSTNSAFVEVGRQISGRCGGVPLAIRTIAGTLSLKKTANEWHSFKENELAKISQIKGELLPTLKLSYDHLPFHLKHCFAYCRLYPKDCRIRVQALVQLWIAQGFIKQLNQSQSLEEIGFGYFKDLVERSFFQEVGERDSWEGLTCKMHDLMHDLAESVAGMESSIVDSNKIASDVGEKCRHISINPSLIPLFKGKKLRTLLHFQYGLSLDFSYETWDLIIANCRCLRVLKLNAIGIHKISPSICKLKHLRYLDLSSNFYLKILPESICKILNLLVLKLDGCDGLKELPKKIEKLVNLTHLGCELCWRLTHMPRGIGKLTSLETLSMFVVDKDGSHGGADLSELRLLNNLRGHLRIKNLGFVKNAKEKFKAANFKEKQHLRSLLLEWGGDNHDDEKSLEYLQPHSNLKELWIQGWRGDAEFPSWLPLLTNLVTILISNGNFKYLPSFAQFPCLKKLVISNVTELEYMDDNSPKGSQGEPQSFFPSLKHLSLFYCPNMKSWWRTTKPIDDDSNEDDTTVMGTSTMAFPCLSSLTIQDCPLTLMPLYPSLDNKLELRNTSSRPLKQTIKMNINAKAPSTSTSSLPLSKLKSFDVHNIEGLYTHTLDECLQHLTSLKRLTIGDCKEVDLEGMQWEPLKNLSHLEIDNIPKLVSLSIWLQHLVQLQTLKIHNCNGLRSLLPVFQHLTFLEEFEVKDCKKLELSGAGIQIFQDHTSLRSLRLEHIPKCRHLPKWLQHLTNLQGLYLVNLPNLTSLPDEMRCLTKLQILYINGIPQLEERCRKDIGADWQKIAHIPIIRLIQKGIGERH from the exons ATGGCCGAAGCAATTGCTTTCGACATTGCCGCAGAGCTCATTATTAAGTTGAGCTCTCGTGCTCTCTCTCAACTTGGGCTGTGGTGGAATCTAAAACATGACCTCGACGACCTCAAAAGCACCGTCTCTACAATCAAAGCTGTGCTTCTTGACGCAGAAGAGCGATCCGTGACCAGCCATCTCGTCAAAGATTGGCTTGAAAAGCTGAAAGATGTACTTTACGATGCTGACGACTTGCTCGATGATTTCTCTACCGAAGCTTTGCGGAAAGATCTAATGGGTGGGAACAAGCTGACGAAAGAGGTACGCCTTTTCTTCTCGAGCTCAAACCAATTTGCTTATGGTCTCCAAATGGGTCGGAAAATGAAGGCCATTAAGGCGAGATTAGCTTCAATTGAAAGGGAGGCCAACACTTTTGGCTTCATTCCGCGTGATCGCCCCGCGGAAACCTCTTTCATGACTAAAAGGAGGCAGCAAACGCACTCTTTTGAGCGTGACGATGACATAATAGGGAGGGATGATGATAAAGCAGCTCTTCTAAAACTCGTGTTGGAGTTTCAAAGTGAAGAGAATGTTTATATCATTCCAATTGTGGGGATTGGAGGGTTAGGGAAGACTGCTTTGGCCCAACTTGTCTATAACCATGAAATGGTCAAAAATCATTTTGACTTGACGATGTTTGCGTGTGTTTCAGATGATTTTGATGTGAAAGTTATTGTAGCAAACATTATCAAATCTGTGACTAATCAAGCACCTGATCAAAATCTTGAAATGGATCAATTGCAAACACAACTTCGAgataaaattgatggaaaaaaaTATTTGCTTGTTTTGGATGACATTTGGAATGAGGACCCAGAAAGGTGGTCTAGGCTAAAGAAGTTATTGATGGGTGGGGCTAAAGGGAGTAGGATAATAGTAACTACTCGATCTCTAACGGTAGCGGAGATAACTAATAAATGTCAATCCCATGTTTTGAAATTGAAAGGCCTGTCTGATGATGATGCTTGGTCTTTGTTCAAAAGGATAGCATTTGAGCAAGGATATGCAGACTCAACAAATTCAGCCTTTGTGGAAGTAGGGAGACAGATTTCGGGCAGGTGTGGTGGGGTTCCCTTAGCCATAAGGACGATAGCTGGTACATTATCTTTGAAGAAAACTGCAAATGAGTGGCATTCTTTCAAAGAAAATGAACTTGCTAAAATATCACAAATTAAAGGAGAACTTCTACCTACACTGAAATTGAGTTATGATCATCTCCCGTTTCATTTGAAGCATTGCTTTGCTTATTGCCGATTGTATCCAAAAGATTGCAGAATTAGAGTACAAGCGCTTGTTCAATTATGGATTGCACAGGGTTTCATAAAGCAATTGAATCAAAGTCAATCTCTCGAGGAGATCGGGTTTGGGTATTTTAAAGATTTAGTTGAAAGAAGTTTCTTCCAAGAAGTAGGAGAAAGAGATTCATGGGAAGGGCTAACATGTAAAATGCATGATTTAATGCATGATCTAGCTGAATCAGTAGCAGGGATGGAGAGTAGTATTGTAGATTCAAATAAAATTGCAAGTGATGTTGGTGAAAAATGTCGCCACATATCAATTAATCCTTCGTTAATTCCTTTGTTTAAGGGAAAGAAGTTGCGAACCTTGTTACATTTTCAATACGGATTAAGTCTAGATTTCAGCTATGAAACTTGGGATTTGATAATTGCAAATTGCAGATGCTTGCGTGTATTGAAATTGAATGCTATAGGTATTCATAAGATTTCACCCTCCATTTGTAAGTTGAAACATTTGAGGTACCTTGATCTTTCTTCCAATTTCTATCTTAAGATTCTCCCAGAGAGTATTTGCAAGATTCTGAATTTGCTAGTGCTGAAACTTGATGGGTGTGATGGGCTTAAAGAATTGCCAAAGAAGATTGAAAAATTGGTGAATCTTACCCATCTTGGGTGTGAACTTTGTTGGCGTTTAACTCATATGCCACGTGGAATAGGGAAGCTGACTTCACTTGAGACGTTAAGCATGTTTGTAGTGGATAAAGATGGGTCCCATGGCGGTGCAGATCTAAGTGAATTGAGACTGCTTAACAACTTAAGGGGACATCTACGAATAAAAAATTTGGGATTCGTAAAAAATGCAAAAGAGAAGTTTAAGGCTGCTAATTTTAAAGAGAAGCAAcatttgagatcgttgcttttaGAATGGGGTGGTGATAACCATGATGATGAGAAGTCACTTGAATACCTCCAGCCCCATTCTAATCTCAAGGAGCTCTGGATTCAAGGATGGAGGGGTGATGCTGAGTTTCCAAGTTGGCTTCCTTTGCTCACAAATCTCGTCACAATTTTAATAAGTAATGGTAATTTCAAATATTTACCGTCCTTTGCTCAATTTCCTTGTCTTAAAAAGCTGGTGATTTCTAATGTAACTGAGCTGGAGTACATGGATGATAATAGCCCAAAAGGAAGTCAAGGAGAACCACAATCATTCTTCCCATCACTGAAGCATCTTTCGCTCTTTTACTGTCCGAATATGAAGAGTTGGTGGAGGACGACAAAACCAATCGATGATGATTCCAACGAGGACGACACAACAGTTATGGGAACATCAACCATGGCATTTCCTTGTCTTTCCTCTTTAACAATTCAAGATTGCCCTTTGACTTTGATGCCACTGTATCCATCACTCGATAATAAGCTAGAGTTGAGGAATACCAGTTCAAGGCCGTTAAAGCAGACTATCAAGATGAACATCAATGCTAAGGCCCCATCAACTTCAACCTCTTCGCTTCCACTCTCCAAATTGAAATCTTTCGATGTACACAACATTGAGGGGTTGTACACTCACACGCTAGATGAGTGCCTGCAACATCTCACCAGCCTCAAAAGATTAACAATAGGAGATTGCAAGGAGGTTGATTTAGAGGGCATGCAATGGGAACCCCTTAAGAATCTCTCTCATTTGGAGATTGATAATATTCCAAAGCTGGTGTCTCTCTCCATTTGGCTTCAACATCTTGTTCAATTGCaaacattaaaaattcataactgCAATGGATTGAGGTCACTGCTTCCTGTGTTCCAACATCTCACTTTCCTTGAAGAGTTCGAAGTAAAGGACTGCAAGAAGCTGGAGTTATCTGGAGCTGGCATCCAAATATTCCAAGATCATACAAGCCTACGCTCTCTACGGCTGGAACATATTCCAAAGTGTCGGCATCTTCCGAAGTGGCTTCAACATCTAACAAATCTGCAAGGGCTTTATCTCGTTAATTTGCCCAATTTAACATCTCTTCCGGACGAGATGCGTTGCCTAACCAAATTgcaaattttatacataaatggAATTCCTCAGTTGGAGGAAAGATGTCGGAAGGACATTGGCGCTGATTGGCAAAAGATTGCTCACATCCCCATCATTCGGTTGATTCAG AAAGGCATTGGAGAAAGGCATTAG
- the LOC107934593 gene encoding putative disease resistance protein RGA3 isoform X1 produces the protein MAEAIAFDIAAELIIKLSSRALSQLGLWWNLKHDLDDLKSTVSTIKAVLLDAEERSVTSHLVKDWLEKLKDVLYDADDLLDDFSTEALRKDLMGGNKLTKEVRLFFSSSNQFAYGLQMGRKMKAIKARLASIEREANTFGFIPRDRPAETSFMTKRRQQTHSFERDDDIIGRDDDKAALLKLVLEFQSEENVYIIPIVGIGGLGKTALAQLVYNHEMVKNHFDLTMFACVSDDFDVKVIVANIIKSVTNQAPDQNLEMDQLQTQLRDKIDGKKYLLVLDDIWNEDPERWSRLKKLLMGGAKGSRIIVTTRSLTVAEITNKCQSHVLKLKGLSDDDAWSLFKRIAFEQGYADSTNSAFVEVGRQISGRCGGVPLAIRTIAGTLSLKKTANEWHSFKENELAKISQIKGELLPTLKLSYDHLPFHLKHCFAYCRLYPKDCRIRVQALVQLWIAQGFIKQLNQSQSLEEIGFGYFKDLVERSFFQEVGERDSWEGLTCKMHDLMHDLAESVAGMESSIVDSNKIASDVGEKCRHISINPSLIPLFKGKKLRTLLHFQYGLSLDFSYETWDLIIANCRCLRVLKLNAIGIHKISPSICKLKHLRYLDLSSNFYLKILPESICKILNLLVLKLDGCDGLKELPKKIEKLVNLTHLGCELCWRLTHMPRGIGKLTSLETLSMFVVDKDGSHGGADLSELRLLNNLRGHLRIKNLGFVKNAKEKFKAANFKEKQHLRSLLLEWGGDNHDDEKSLEYLQPHSNLKELWIQGWRGDAEFPSWLPLLTNLVTILISNGNFKYLPSFAQFPCLKKLVISNVTELEYMDDNSPKGSQGEPQSFFPSLKHLSLFYCPNMKSWWRTTKPIDDDSNEDDTTVMGTSTMAFPCLSSLTIQDCPLTLMPLYPSLDNKLELRNTSSRPLKQTIKMNINAKAPSTSTSSLPLSKLKSFDVHNIEGLYTHTLDECLQHLTSLKRLTIGDCKEVDLEGMQWEPLKNLSHLEIDNIPKLVSLSIWLQHLVQLQTLKIHNCNGLRSLLPVFQHLTFLEEFEVKDCKKLELSGAGIQIFQDHTSLRSLRLEHIPKCRHLPKWLQHLTNLQGLYLVNLPNLTSLPDEMRCLTKLQILYINGIPQLEERCRKDIGADWQKIAHIPIIRLIQALEKGISELQSFYMHKKRFIDAFGRVVVQA, from the exons ATGGCCGAAGCAATTGCTTTCGACATTGCCGCAGAGCTCATTATTAAGTTGAGCTCTCGTGCTCTCTCTCAACTTGGGCTGTGGTGGAATCTAAAACATGACCTCGACGACCTCAAAAGCACCGTCTCTACAATCAAAGCTGTGCTTCTTGACGCAGAAGAGCGATCCGTGACCAGCCATCTCGTCAAAGATTGGCTTGAAAAGCTGAAAGATGTACTTTACGATGCTGACGACTTGCTCGATGATTTCTCTACCGAAGCTTTGCGGAAAGATCTAATGGGTGGGAACAAGCTGACGAAAGAGGTACGCCTTTTCTTCTCGAGCTCAAACCAATTTGCTTATGGTCTCCAAATGGGTCGGAAAATGAAGGCCATTAAGGCGAGATTAGCTTCAATTGAAAGGGAGGCCAACACTTTTGGCTTCATTCCGCGTGATCGCCCCGCGGAAACCTCTTTCATGACTAAAAGGAGGCAGCAAACGCACTCTTTTGAGCGTGACGATGACATAATAGGGAGGGATGATGATAAAGCAGCTCTTCTAAAACTCGTGTTGGAGTTTCAAAGTGAAGAGAATGTTTATATCATTCCAATTGTGGGGATTGGAGGGTTAGGGAAGACTGCTTTGGCCCAACTTGTCTATAACCATGAAATGGTCAAAAATCATTTTGACTTGACGATGTTTGCGTGTGTTTCAGATGATTTTGATGTGAAAGTTATTGTAGCAAACATTATCAAATCTGTGACTAATCAAGCACCTGATCAAAATCTTGAAATGGATCAATTGCAAACACAACTTCGAgataaaattgatggaaaaaaaTATTTGCTTGTTTTGGATGACATTTGGAATGAGGACCCAGAAAGGTGGTCTAGGCTAAAGAAGTTATTGATGGGTGGGGCTAAAGGGAGTAGGATAATAGTAACTACTCGATCTCTAACGGTAGCGGAGATAACTAATAAATGTCAATCCCATGTTTTGAAATTGAAAGGCCTGTCTGATGATGATGCTTGGTCTTTGTTCAAAAGGATAGCATTTGAGCAAGGATATGCAGACTCAACAAATTCAGCCTTTGTGGAAGTAGGGAGACAGATTTCGGGCAGGTGTGGTGGGGTTCCCTTAGCCATAAGGACGATAGCTGGTACATTATCTTTGAAGAAAACTGCAAATGAGTGGCATTCTTTCAAAGAAAATGAACTTGCTAAAATATCACAAATTAAAGGAGAACTTCTACCTACACTGAAATTGAGTTATGATCATCTCCCGTTTCATTTGAAGCATTGCTTTGCTTATTGCCGATTGTATCCAAAAGATTGCAGAATTAGAGTACAAGCGCTTGTTCAATTATGGATTGCACAGGGTTTCATAAAGCAATTGAATCAAAGTCAATCTCTCGAGGAGATCGGGTTTGGGTATTTTAAAGATTTAGTTGAAAGAAGTTTCTTCCAAGAAGTAGGAGAAAGAGATTCATGGGAAGGGCTAACATGTAAAATGCATGATTTAATGCATGATCTAGCTGAATCAGTAGCAGGGATGGAGAGTAGTATTGTAGATTCAAATAAAATTGCAAGTGATGTTGGTGAAAAATGTCGCCACATATCAATTAATCCTTCGTTAATTCCTTTGTTTAAGGGAAAGAAGTTGCGAACCTTGTTACATTTTCAATACGGATTAAGTCTAGATTTCAGCTATGAAACTTGGGATTTGATAATTGCAAATTGCAGATGCTTGCGTGTATTGAAATTGAATGCTATAGGTATTCATAAGATTTCACCCTCCATTTGTAAGTTGAAACATTTGAGGTACCTTGATCTTTCTTCCAATTTCTATCTTAAGATTCTCCCAGAGAGTATTTGCAAGATTCTGAATTTGCTAGTGCTGAAACTTGATGGGTGTGATGGGCTTAAAGAATTGCCAAAGAAGATTGAAAAATTGGTGAATCTTACCCATCTTGGGTGTGAACTTTGTTGGCGTTTAACTCATATGCCACGTGGAATAGGGAAGCTGACTTCACTTGAGACGTTAAGCATGTTTGTAGTGGATAAAGATGGGTCCCATGGCGGTGCAGATCTAAGTGAATTGAGACTGCTTAACAACTTAAGGGGACATCTACGAATAAAAAATTTGGGATTCGTAAAAAATGCAAAAGAGAAGTTTAAGGCTGCTAATTTTAAAGAGAAGCAAcatttgagatcgttgcttttaGAATGGGGTGGTGATAACCATGATGATGAGAAGTCACTTGAATACCTCCAGCCCCATTCTAATCTCAAGGAGCTCTGGATTCAAGGATGGAGGGGTGATGCTGAGTTTCCAAGTTGGCTTCCTTTGCTCACAAATCTCGTCACAATTTTAATAAGTAATGGTAATTTCAAATATTTACCGTCCTTTGCTCAATTTCCTTGTCTTAAAAAGCTGGTGATTTCTAATGTAACTGAGCTGGAGTACATGGATGATAATAGCCCAAAAGGAAGTCAAGGAGAACCACAATCATTCTTCCCATCACTGAAGCATCTTTCGCTCTTTTACTGTCCGAATATGAAGAGTTGGTGGAGGACGACAAAACCAATCGATGATGATTCCAACGAGGACGACACAACAGTTATGGGAACATCAACCATGGCATTTCCTTGTCTTTCCTCTTTAACAATTCAAGATTGCCCTTTGACTTTGATGCCACTGTATCCATCACTCGATAATAAGCTAGAGTTGAGGAATACCAGTTCAAGGCCGTTAAAGCAGACTATCAAGATGAACATCAATGCTAAGGCCCCATCAACTTCAACCTCTTCGCTTCCACTCTCCAAATTGAAATCTTTCGATGTACACAACATTGAGGGGTTGTACACTCACACGCTAGATGAGTGCCTGCAACATCTCACCAGCCTCAAAAGATTAACAATAGGAGATTGCAAGGAGGTTGATTTAGAGGGCATGCAATGGGAACCCCTTAAGAATCTCTCTCATTTGGAGATTGATAATATTCCAAAGCTGGTGTCTCTCTCCATTTGGCTTCAACATCTTGTTCAATTGCaaacattaaaaattcataactgCAATGGATTGAGGTCACTGCTTCCTGTGTTCCAACATCTCACTTTCCTTGAAGAGTTCGAAGTAAAGGACTGCAAGAAGCTGGAGTTATCTGGAGCTGGCATCCAAATATTCCAAGATCATACAAGCCTACGCTCTCTACGGCTGGAACATATTCCAAAGTGTCGGCATCTTCCGAAGTGGCTTCAACATCTAACAAATCTGCAAGGGCTTTATCTCGTTAATTTGCCCAATTTAACATCTCTTCCGGACGAGATGCGTTGCCTAACCAAATTgcaaattttatacataaatggAATTCCTCAGTTGGAGGAAAGATGTCGGAAGGACATTGGCGCTGATTGGCAAAAGATTGCTCACATCCCCATCATTCGGTTGATTCAG GCATTGGAGAAAGGCATTAGTGAACTTCAATCATTTTATATGCATAAAAAGAG GTTCATTGATGCTTTTGGAAGAGTCGTTGTTCAAGCATGA
- the LOC107952327 gene encoding transcription factor E2FA has translation MSGGAGASDGPTLPYQPPPTASTAPASTVPPVVPPIRRHLAFASTNPPFVHPDDYHRFSPSKSRGIVADQEVEAIIVRFPQLKRKSAADKNDESSQWTKQSRSYQHIQQSLPDTCIC, from the exons ATGTCCGGCGGGGCTGGAGCCTCCGATGGTCCCACGCTGCCGTATCAACCTCCTCCTACGGCTTCCACAGCACCAGCTTCGACGGTTCCTCCGGTTGTTCCGCCGATACGTCGTCACCTGGCCTTCGCTTCGACGAACCCGCCGTTTGTTCATCCCGATGATTATCACAGATTTTCACCTAGTAAAAGTCGTGGAATCGTTGCCGATCAAGAAGTTGAAGCAATTATTGTGAGATTTCCA CAATTAAAAAGGAAAAGCGCAGCAGACAAAAATGATGAGTCTAGCCAATGGACAAAGCAGTCCAGGAGTTACCAGCATATCCAACAGTCCCTTCCAGACACCTGTATCTGCTAA